GCGCGGGCGACCAGGGGATGATGTTTGGGTATGCTACGGATGAGACGCCGGAACTGATGCCAATGCCGATTGCCCTGGCCCACCGCTTAGCCCGGCGATTGACAGAGGTACGTAAATCAGGGGAGATTTCATACCTGAGGCCAGATGGGAAAACCCAGGTCACCGTGGAATATGATGACGATCGCCCGGTGAGGATCGATACCATTGTTGTCTCGGCACAACATTCGCCGGAAGTTGATCTGGAAACCATCAAACAGGATATCTTGAATAAGGTTATAAAAGCGGTTGTCCCGGCAGATTTTTTAGACGAACGGACCCGGTATTTTATTAACCCGACTGGCCGCTTCGTCATCGGGAGTCCCCAGGGTGACTGCGGTCTAACCGGCCGCAAGATCATCGTTGACACATACGGCGGGATGGCCCGCCATGGGGGGGAGCTTTTTCCGGTAAGGATCCGACCAAGGTTGACCGTTCGGCCAGTTACGCGGCCCGCTACGTGGCCAAGAACATCGTCACGGCCGGACTGGCTAAACGCTGCGAGGTTCAGTTGGCCTACGCGATTGGGGTAGCCCGTCCGGTATCAATTTCGGTGACCACGTTCGGGACGGGGAAAATCAGTGATGAGGAGGTTGTCGAACTGATTAAACGGCATTTTGACCTTCGGCCGGCCGCCACATTCGCAGTCTCGATTTGCGCCGCCCGATTTATCGTCAGACGGCGGCCTACGGACATTTTGGCCGGAGCGACCTCGATTTGCCGTGGGAAAAGACCGATAAGGCCGAGATGCTCCGACGTGATGCTGGATTATAGGTGGAAAGGAGAGTGGGGTTGACGCGCAGTTCCTTGGGGTTAGACTCCGAACAAAATCATCAGCATACAAGGGGCTGCAGTAAGGATAGAAATAGACCCATTAGGAATGTTATGAAATTAGAATTAGGAGTTAAGGAGATTTTCGAGGAGGTTAGCATTTTGATAAAAGTAACAGTGCTTTGTGAAAACAGCGTCGGTACGCCCACTGGACTGACTGGAGAGTGGGGGCTAGCTATGCTTGTAGAAGTGGCCGGCCAAAGAATTCTTTTCGATACAGGTGAAAGCGGAAAGTTATTGAGCAATGCTGCTGCTCTAAGGGTAGATTTACGTTCGGTAGATACTCTGGTCATGAGCCACGGGCATTATGATCATGCTGGTGGTATGAGGGATTTTTTGCGTTATCGAGGACGACTTCCAGTTTACGCTCATCCTGATTTTTTTAATTTGCGTTATTCTGAAGAGCGTTATATTGGGGTGCCTTATCGGGAGGAAGAACTGGCAAGTCTCGGAGCAGATTTTGTTTTTTCGCGAGAGCCTATAGAAATAGTCCCTGGTGTGTGGTTTAGTGGGGAAGTGCCTAGAATAACTGATTTTGAAAAAGGCGACAGACGGCTGATTTGTCTGAGAAATGG
This sequence is a window from Bacillota bacterium. Protein-coding genes within it:
- a CDS encoding MBL fold metallo-hydrolase, with translation MKLELGVKEIFEEVSILIKVTVLCENSVGTPTGLTGEWGLAMLVEVAGQRILFDTGESGKLLSNAAALRVDLRSVDTLVMSHGHYDHAGGMRDFLRYRGRLPVYAHPDFFNLRYSEERYIGVPYREEELASLGADFVFSREPIEIVPGVWFSGEVPRITDFEKGDRRLICLRNGNKVNDPIYDDVSLFCVTSEGLLIILGCAHAGVVNIIEHARQVTGLSKVYGVIGGTHLGAVSAVQQEATINYLRKLNLHFLAVNHCTGLSTIAQLAMIFGPQFHFAPAGTIFKLPCGNS